One Papio anubis isolate 15944 chromosome 9, Panubis1.0, whole genome shotgun sequence genomic window carries:
- the ENO2 gene encoding gamma-enolase isoform X1 codes for MSIEKIWAREILDSRGNPTVEVDLYTAKGLFRAAVPSGASTGIYEALELRDGDKQRYLGKGVLKAVDHINSTIAPALISSGLSVVEQEKLDNLMLELDGTENKSKFGANAILGVSLAVCKAGAAERELPLYRHIAQLAGNSDLILPVPAFNVINGGSHAGNKLAMQEFMILPVGAESFRDAMRLGAEVYHTLKGVIKDKYGKDATNVGDEGGFAPNILENSEALELVKEAIDKAGYTEKIVIGMDVAASEFHRDGKYDLDFKSPADPSRYITGDQLGTLYQDFVRDYPVVSIEDPFDQDDWAAWSKFTANVGIQIVGDDLTVTNPKRIERAVEEKACNCLLLKVNQIGSVTEAIQACKLAQENGWGVMVSHRSGETEDTFIADLVVGLCTGQIKTGAPCRSERLAKYNQLMRIEEELGDEARFAGHNFRNPSVL; via the exons ATGTCCATAGAGAAGATCTGGGCCCGGGAGATCCTGGACTCCCGCGGGAACCCCACAGTGGAGGTGGATCTCTATACTGCCAAAG GTCTTTTCAGGGCTGCAGTGCCCAGTGGAGCCTCTACCGGCATCTATGAGGCCCTGGAGCTGAGAGATGGAGACAAACAGCGTTACTTAGGCAAAG GTGTCCTGAAGGCAGTGGACCACATCAACTCCACCATCGCGCCAGCCCTCATCAGCTCA GGTCTCTCTGTGGTGGAGCAAGAGAAACTGGACAACCTGATGCTGGAGTTGGATGGGACTGAGAACAAAT CCAAGTTTGGGGCCAATGCCATCCTGGGTGTGTCTCTGGCCGTGTGTAAGGCAGGGGCAGCTGAGCGGGAACTGCCCCTGTATCGCCACATTGCTCAGCTGGCCGGGAACTCAGACCTCATCCTGCCTGTGCCG GCCTTCAACGTGATCAATGGTGGCTCTCATGCTGGAAACAAGCTGGCCATGCAGGAGTTCATGATCCTCCCAGTGGGAGCTGAGAGCTTTCGGGATGCCATGCGACTGGGTGCAGAGGTCTACCATACACTCAAGGGAGTCATCAAGGACAAATATGGCAAGGATGCCACTAATGTGGGGGATGAAGGTGGCTTTGCCCCCAATATCCTCGAGAACAGTGAAG CCTTGGAGCTGGTGAAGGAAGCCATCGACAAGGCTGGCTATACGGAAAAGATCGTCATTGGCATGGATGTTGCTGCCTCAGAGTTCCATCGTGATGGCAAATACGACTTGGACTTCAAGTCTCCCGCTGATCCTTCCCGATACATCACTGGGGACCAGCTGGGGACACTCTACCAGGACTTTGTCAGGGACTATCCTG TGGTCTCCATTGAGGACCCATTTGACCAGGATGACTGGGCTGCCTGGTCCAAGTTCACAGCCAATGTAGGGATCCAGATTGTGGGTGATGACCTGACAGTGACCAACCCAAAGCGTATTGAGCGGGCAGTGGAAGAAAAGGCCTGTAACTGTCTGCTGCTCAAGGTCAACCAGATCGGCTCGGTCACTGAAGCCATCCAAGC GTGCAAGCTGGCCCAGGAGAATGGCTGGGGGGTCATGGTGAGTCATCGCTCAGGAGAGACGGAGGACACATTCATTGCTGACCTGGTGGTGGGGCTGTGCACAGGCCAG ATCAAGACTGGTGCCCCGTGCCGTTCTGAACGTCTGGCTAAGTACAACCAGCTCATGAG AATTGAGGAAGAGCTGGGGGATGAAGCTCGATTTGCCGGACATAACTTCCGTAATCCCAGTGTGCTGTGA
- the ENO2 gene encoding gamma-enolase isoform X2, whose product MLELDGTENKSKFGANAILGVSLAVCKAGAAERELPLYRHIAQLAGNSDLILPVPAFNVINGGSHAGNKLAMQEFMILPVGAESFRDAMRLGAEVYHTLKGVIKDKYGKDATNVGDEGGFAPNILENSEALELVKEAIDKAGYTEKIVIGMDVAASEFHRDGKYDLDFKSPADPSRYITGDQLGTLYQDFVRDYPVVSIEDPFDQDDWAAWSKFTANVGIQIVGDDLTVTNPKRIERAVEEKACNCLLLKVNQIGSVTEAIQACKLAQENGWGVMVSHRSGETEDTFIADLVVGLCTGQIKTGAPCRSERLAKYNQLMRIEEELGDEARFAGHNFRNPSVL is encoded by the exons ATGCTGGAGTTGGATGGGACTGAGAACAAAT CCAAGTTTGGGGCCAATGCCATCCTGGGTGTGTCTCTGGCCGTGTGTAAGGCAGGGGCAGCTGAGCGGGAACTGCCCCTGTATCGCCACATTGCTCAGCTGGCCGGGAACTCAGACCTCATCCTGCCTGTGCCG GCCTTCAACGTGATCAATGGTGGCTCTCATGCTGGAAACAAGCTGGCCATGCAGGAGTTCATGATCCTCCCAGTGGGAGCTGAGAGCTTTCGGGATGCCATGCGACTGGGTGCAGAGGTCTACCATACACTCAAGGGAGTCATCAAGGACAAATATGGCAAGGATGCCACTAATGTGGGGGATGAAGGTGGCTTTGCCCCCAATATCCTCGAGAACAGTGAAG CCTTGGAGCTGGTGAAGGAAGCCATCGACAAGGCTGGCTATACGGAAAAGATCGTCATTGGCATGGATGTTGCTGCCTCAGAGTTCCATCGTGATGGCAAATACGACTTGGACTTCAAGTCTCCCGCTGATCCTTCCCGATACATCACTGGGGACCAGCTGGGGACACTCTACCAGGACTTTGTCAGGGACTATCCTG TGGTCTCCATTGAGGACCCATTTGACCAGGATGACTGGGCTGCCTGGTCCAAGTTCACAGCCAATGTAGGGATCCAGATTGTGGGTGATGACCTGACAGTGACCAACCCAAAGCGTATTGAGCGGGCAGTGGAAGAAAAGGCCTGTAACTGTCTGCTGCTCAAGGTCAACCAGATCGGCTCGGTCACTGAAGCCATCCAAGC GTGCAAGCTGGCCCAGGAGAATGGCTGGGGGGTCATGGTGAGTCATCGCTCAGGAGAGACGGAGGACACATTCATTGCTGACCTGGTGGTGGGGCTGTGCACAGGCCAG ATCAAGACTGGTGCCCCGTGCCGTTCTGAACGTCTGGCTAAGTACAACCAGCTCATGAG AATTGAGGAAGAGCTGGGGGATGAAGCTCGATTTGCCGGACATAACTTCCGTAATCCCAGTGTGCTGTGA